A region of the Haematobia irritans isolate KBUSLIRL chromosome 5, ASM5000362v1, whole genome shotgun sequence genome:
GGATTCTTGTTCACCATAGATTTGTGACTGATGAGAAATGCTGAGTGTTGTAGTTTCTTCATTACTTTCATCAGTTGTGTCATTTTTAGTTGTAGAAGAATCTTCTTCGGACGAATTCGTCGATGCGGATTCCTCGCTATGTTGCTCACTCTCCCGCTCCTCCGTATCGGTGGATGGGTACGAATTTGTTGTTGTGCTCTCGGATACTTGATTCCACGATTCTATTTTGGTCATTGTTTCCATAGGTTTTTCCGGTTCAGACACAGGTAATTCTATATCTACACCACCATAGCCGGCCATCATAGTTGAACCAGGAAATACTGTGGATAGGTTGACTTGTTGCAGAGTTGTTTCATCAATAGCAGAGTTTGTTGACTCATCCTGTTGAGAAGTGATGTAGCCTTCACTTGCCATGACGTTTTCTAGTCGTTCAAAATCTaggttttcattgaatgtttccGGCTTAGAGGCTGCACTATCTTCATAACCGTCGAGTATACTAGTCTGCGATGCTGATTCAAGGTTCTCGCTTTTGTTGTCTTCATCTTCGCCATAAGAATCTGCCAGACTGATAAGTGAATCTTCGGCAGCTTTTGGAGGCATAAGGAATGAGGTGTTCAGTTTGGCCACGTTAGTGAAGCGGTTGTGGTTGAAACTCTGATGTTCGACGGGTATGTATAGGCCATGGCCTCCGTTGGATTGCTGGTTGTCATTGTAAGCTTGTTCAATTGGCATTGGAATATCCTGGTTGTGGCCCCCGTTAGATTGCTGCTCTTCATTGTAAGCTTGCTGAATTAGCATTGGCATATTCTGGTGAGTGGTGGAAGAGAAGTGTTGATTATTGGTGTAGGTTGTGTCAACAGGTTTCGTCATCACTTTATCCTTATTAGACATCTGCTTAATGACATCGGACATAAGGAATGCTATCTCGTCTTTCGTTTCATTTGAACTCATGGTGTGGTAGTCAACCGAAATCGTATTGCTACCATCGACTAGTGTTGATGCAACAGTTGCAGCTTGGGTTTGGAATTCAGACATACTTATTTGTGAAGATGGTTTTATTATTTCCATATTCAGTTGGGGTTTAAGGTCAGCCACCAGAATAGGCTGATCATATATATCCTTGTCATCGTCCATAATATGCTCTTTTTGAGGTGCAGAAACGGGAAGTCGAGATTGTCCCATTATTGTGGTATGTTCTGAAATTTCTTGGGAATCGGTGGTAGTATCTCCATAGGATACGCTAGGTGGATCATAAGTCATTTCTGTCGTTACTTCGTTCATGATAGTTTGCGGTTCCTGGTCATAGAGTTCATCTATTTGCGTGTGTGGTAGCGCTGTCGTTTCTTGTTGTATTGTAGAAGTATAGGGCATATCGGTTACTTCCTTCGTGGTATTTTCCATTGACTCTTCGGTTGATTCACCTGAAATTTCTTCAGGTGTTGCTGTGATACCAGTGGGTAACTCTGTGACAGAATCGATTGTAGTGCTATATGTGCTGTCTGAGAAATTGTCCGATGTATGTTCGATATTTTGAAGGGCTGCGAAAGTTGATGTTTCTGCAGTGATTAGTGAAGGTTCGGTACTAAGTTCCGACGGATACATTGGTTCTGTACTATAATAATCCGTAGTTCCATAGATCGGTGATTCTGTACTAgcattttctttttgtgttgTATCCCATTCTAGGATAGACTTGGTGGTGGTGTCTTCCAGGTCATGTGTCGTTGACAGCATTTCTGTTACTTGCGTTGAGCTTTCAGTTGGAGTTGTAACATTCTGCAAAACTTCGGTAGTCTCCTTTAGTTCACTCAAAGCCGATGCTAACATTGTGCTTATGCTtccgtaaacattttctatgggatcGTTTGACGCGGGACTATCAATTGAAGGGATCGTGACAGGTCGCACGTGTTTATTAGCCATTTCCTCCAGTTGTTCCATACTTTCTGCGCTGTCGTATTTTATTGGTTTCACCTTAGTTACGTTTGCCGCCACCACATCCTTATCGGCTAGTTCGGGCTGCTTCAGTGATTGCATTATTTGGTCAAAGGAATGCATAGCGTTGATGTCTTGGTCATACGGTTTGGAACTCTCCTGATGAATGGAGCTCAGAGATGGTATAGGCTGCTTCTTGTATTGATAGGCATTGGAATCTTCGGAGCTATCCTGAGTGAAGCCGTAAGAAGGTAATGGGTAACCTGCGGTGCCAATGTTTGAACTTGTCTCAGCAGTGTTGGTTACAGGTTTTGGATTTTCAGTAGTAACTCGGACCGATTTTGTTGGTTGATATCCGGGAAATTCTTCTACAATAAGACTTTGCTCACTTTGGGTTGTGGCAAGTGGTACTGGTGAATATACTGCAGTGGTAGAAGGCACaatagttgttgttgtagtcGTTGTCTTAGGTGTGGTGGTTGGTTTGTGGGGCTTAGGACGAGGCCTGTGATATGAAACATGTTGATAATTATTGTGGGCAATTTCCTGATGAGCCGATCCTTCGGCCGTCAGGTCTGCAGATATTGGTGTCTGATGTGTCGGTTTGGACGAAGGTCTGGATTTTTCAGCACTGTGATCGGTTGAAGTAGTGGGGCGACCCGGTTGTCGAGTAggcttcttcttctttttctttgGGGCTGTAGTGCTGGTACTGTGTGGTGCTTCAGTCAAGGGAATGGATGTAGGTGTGGTGACTGGCATCGTTGTGGATTCTGTTGATGTGGTTGTGGTAACTTTTTCGGTAGTAGTGCTAGGCTTTATAGATGATCCGTTGTCATCAGAAATCGGTTTGTGAATAGGTTGACGGGTTGgcttcttctttttctttttgggaGCAGTTGTAGAAGAGGAAATAATTGGCTGTGCTTCTGTTGTCGTAGGGGTAGTTATTGGAGCGGGCGTGGTGGTTGTGGTAGTAGTTGTCGTAGGGGCTAGCGTTGTCGTTGTggtagtagttgttgttgttggggcAGGCGTTGTTGTGGTAGTAGTTGTCGTTGGGGCaggcgttgttgttgttgtggtagTAGTTGTCGTTGGGGCAGGCGTTGTAGTTGTGGTAGTAGTCGAAGCGGTTACGGTAGTAGGCGCTGGTGTCTTGGTCGGCGATTCAGAGCTTTGTGCAGTAGTCGTTTCAACGATTTCCACAACGTCGGGTGTCATGGTTGTTGTTGAAGTTGGCTTTCTCTTAATCTTCTGTTTTGTAGAGAGAGGTCGTTTAGTGGTCGTATGTCCACCGTTAGGTTTCTTTACTCGATGTGGTGGTAGAGGTCTTCGTTGCACATGCGGTGGCTTCTTGCCCAGATTTTCTTGCAACTTCACTGAGTCTACCGTCTGACCGTGGACAATTTCGTGATTATTTATGAATACTCTCTTCGTTGTAGACTCCACTTGGATCTGTTCTGGCAACTTGTTGTAGATTGGTTGCATGTGCATTTGTGAAAAACCTTCATAGCCTTGCATGGTGGCCGTTAAATGCTGGTATTGTTGCATTCCCGTGTACACTGACTCGTGGGAGTCAAGCTCTTCTTGAATGACTTGGGGTGTTACTTCCGTAGTAGTTGTAGTGGTACTTGGCTTGCGTTTATGACCTGGCTTACGCTTATTGGGTTTCGTTTTCACAGTGGTCGTCATGGGTGGCTCTTGGGTGGATGTCTCAAGTATTTCAGTATCTGGCGTCATAACTATCTGTTGTGGTTTCTGTTGTGGGAATATCTCCACATTACCAGTATTGCCAAAGATTGCTGGAAGTATCATGGACCAGGAAGAGGAAACATCGGGTGTATCCAATATAGGCACTGTATTGGATGATGAGTTCTTATTGGACTCCACTTCTTTGTTTAAGACAATCTGTACACTGTTTACAATATCTTCAACATTCTTCTCGGGATTCCTATTTTCGGACGGTCCATGGTGAATAATTGTTGGACCCTCTCCATCACCATTGGCCACAATACTTTGAATTTCCTCCATTGTCATGAGGCGTTTGACCAGTTCACCTTGGTCATCGAATGTGTAAAATTCATAGCGGTCTGGATTCAGAAGGTCAATGGGACTTGCCACCTGCAATGATGGCTGGGGTTTGGGAACTTTGTGTCCAAGAGCATCGGTGAATTCGGGCTGATCTCCATTGAGTATAACAGCTATTGACGAGGAACTGTAAGAGTGATAAATGAAATGAGATTAGTTTGAAATAGTTAATATTTA
Encoded here:
- the LOC142239061 gene encoding uncharacterized protein LOC142239061, which translates into the protein MRFNSLVVVLACGLLWPNVNGHPPTYSDEPPAVNNNGDNNDDRAGGGGYAIPHFHMSHSYFDQKYQGHKKPNAAYLAPTTIKTTPSVTELHSKAEAISATTTKGKPTLEAAYVYSAQVPAHIEPEANKVVDAVKLASSTMAAAVAAGSPSYSSSSYQAQDGYGYTSTYQETKLNDNVGQDGNMSKQPIATATSSSSSIAVILNGDQPEFTDALGHKVPKPQPSLQVASPIDLLNPDRYEFYTFDDQGELVKRLMTMEEIQSIVANGDGEGPTIIHHGPSENRNPEKNVEDIVNSVQIVLNKEVESNKNSSSNTVPILDTPDVSSSWSMILPAIFGNTGNVEIFPQQKPQQIVMTPDTEILETSTQEPPMTTTVKTKPNKRKPGHKRKPSTTTTTTEVTPQVIQEELDSHESVYTGMQQYQHLTATMQGYEGFSQMHMQPIYNKLPEQIQVESTTKRVFINNHEIVHGQTVDSVKLQENLGKKPPHVQRRPLPPHRVKKPNGGHTTTKRPLSTKQKIKRKPTSTTTMTPDVVEIVETTTAQSSESPTKTPAPTTVTASTTTTTTTPAPTTTTTTTTTTPAPTTTTTTTTPAPTTTTTTTTTTLAPTTTTTTTTTPAPITTPTTTEAQPIISSSTTAPKKKKKKPTRQPIHKPISDDNGSSIKPSTTTEKVTTTTSTESTTMPVTTPTSIPLTEAPHSTSTTAPKKKKKKPTRQPGRPTTSTDHSAEKSRPSSKPTHQTPISADLTAEGSAHQEIAHNNYQHVSYHRPRPKPHKPTTTPKTTTTTTTIVPSTTAVYSPVPLATTQSEQSLIVEEFPGYQPTKSVRVTTENPKPVTNTAETSSNIGTAGYPLPSYGFTQDSSEDSNAYQYKKQPIPSLSSIHQESSKPYDQDINAMHSFDQIMQSLKQPELADKDVVAANVTKVKPIKYDSAESMEQLEEMANKHVRPVTIPSIDSPASNDPIENVYGSISTMLASALSELKETTEVLQNVTTPTESSTQVTEMLSTTHDLEDTTTKSILEWDTTQKENASTESPIYGTTDYYSTEPMYPSELSTEPSLITAETSTFAALQNIEHTSDNFSDSTYSTTIDSVTELPTGITATPEEISGESTEESMENTTKEVTDMPYTSTIQQETTALPHTQIDELYDQEPQTIMNEVTTEMTYDPPSVSYGDTTTDSQEISEHTTIMGQSRLPVSAPQKEHIMDDDKDIYDQPILVADLKPQLNMEIIKPSSQISMSEFQTQAATVASTLVDGSNTISVDYHTMSSNETKDEIAFLMSDVIKQMSNKDKVMTKPVDTTYTNNQHFSSTTHQNMPMLIQQAYNEEQQSNGGHNQDIPMPIEQAYNDNQQSNGGHGLYIPVEHQSFNHNRFTNVAKLNTSFLMPPKAAEDSLISLADSYGEDEDNKSENLESASQTSILDGYEDSAASKPETFNENLDFERLENVMASEGYITSQQDESTNSAIDETTLQQVNLSTVFPGSTMMAGYGGVDIELPVSEPEKPMETMTKIESWNQVSESTTTNSYPSTDTEERESEQHSEESASTNSSEEDSSTTKNDTTDESNEETTTLSISHQSQIYGEQESLENMGDREALFEADNSQDTTTRINISHEETTQNQWQSSDEAIETSEITQQSSYTLANYEYVDGSNKESYTTVSHMSEDLDLITLAPTESSEENLSELETATTEVESAEEESYTENVKESTTDASPQSAMTEEDDTANTSVHPMGVTEVESTTTKYGEESTKINSEDTTNIQEYTTKSTYIMDDTTSTAYSKPELDEKATTTLNYEMSEETSDELSAMISEEDETSELIEGDPYIKLGETTTAHPVESSTMESTENSTFDSETELQTNSYSSIISTSAPTTTMQPQVPLAESDNIDKKTDSMNTNPNPEEGEYMLSPPKPINLIAETDSPTSTHVITQSDHSELAFEGADEEDEDDQFGYVVPKLPTPTQSSTSTTTTPKPTVSTTRRLNTLKPVSYFNKQPAYALYQDTVEPLYSKQPSYLPQQLPQETAPNKVLTYNVVTPQQRPMQRPPQLSNLMIGSSLATRPPVKLDPSPLNSKGLEASLANLDEDMLAFAKLCNELAFSYWKSITSEKISSARSLVISPFALTSMLSMVFLGARGSTSGEMNDVLKLDDMVTFNPHLVFKNITDSVERAMDSDIATTAFVREVFSDRANGKILQFFKEKTQQLYAGHVEEVNFHVVNDIIRRRTNLLVKRHTMGKVLEYLRTNSVWVNGPLATISANLFQTDCSHGSTQDRDGELFFQVHPTVRQRRLVPIPAVLFKSGFTAGYEPTLDATIAAFGRIQDTVSMIYVMPGHQSTISPSDNLDRLEKDLMETAITKNAWSNLLTSLMDRPGMEVQLPRFSHRSFVNATLGLQKMGLKGLFKSDYADLGGLTGSSNRDIYLSDMIQINTFSTCGEEKIADHHHVEMYPAPPLRKRNKDVDAHEDDDFDSSESIIDFGSLVQDSALGRGFYDDLLDPKYLELPLPLRPRQARVPDAPRLRFDKPFLYFVRHNPTGMILFMGRFNPRLLP